aattttctgagttaataTAATGTCTACTAATAGTAAGGTACAGTAAATAGACGAACACaatagatttatcttggttccccttataaccaagggtacgtccagtcctcttgcacaccacaagagattgatccactaattgtcaAAAAATGCACAACTCCCACcatgggattcttgctacaaacttctaacaacacttctaagatagcacatcattatcttagattaagctacttttaagaaagtattactttcttttacaagtgatacaatatgatttgaataagaataaggagaggtatattgataagcaatccaataacaattcaagtacttgagaacctttctgaatgatatgaaaatgaaatgcaagtactttgtaaaaaatcagaattttgttcaaaggtGTTCAAGGTaattgattcaaggattgtgtctTGTTTGATcggaagttatggggtatttatactccaaaaacatctcttcagattcgtgaccattgatccaagaggtttgatgaaaaaatacaatgatctggagtcatttcagatctgaaaaattgtattgcttccagttgtattcgaatacaagatgtgtgtattcgaacacacctctttgtaacgttcaaaaatattcaaaaatttcaccttgtattcgaatacacatgtgtgtagtcgaatacagattagtgaaaatttgccattgacttactttgtattcgactacagaaggttgtagtcgaataagatataaggattttggccactgacttgaagtgtattcgactacacatagtcgtagtcgaatacaactttgagacttttgcttctgacttgctttgtattcgaatacaggatattgtattcgaatacacttatgtattttgtcaaaaatattagttttaagactttgttaatgttattttgacttttgaaaatattttatatgcatatgtaaatatgacttgttttcatgtaattgaagtattggtttgtatcatatacctttacattttaacatttaatatttggatttgaagctttattaatgaagatatttaaACTTCTTTTTGAGATCGTTGTTTTGACCATAATTGTTGATCTTTGTATTCatcaaaaacttgtagtttacatTTGAATCTTGATTGATCAAATATCCCACACATGGCCAAATTATCTTGAATAGATAACGTAATATTCATGAAATTCAATGcaaattaacaaaaactaatttaaaaagtatCAATTTATTTCAAATGATATTAAAGTCAAAGTAGGATCCAAATCTAAACTTGGATCATCCTTCAACTATTTATAAACAGTTTCTAACAAATATATATCCCCTTGATCGTAATTTTATATCCACCAGCCTGCCACATTTTCCTACAAGGTCACCAACTCGTACAATTAACAACACCTTTCACACAAAAGACCTCAATCCACTTAGTTGTCATGTCAAAACAAAGTGTCTCTACCATGATCTATTAGACTaaccaattttttattaaaccaATTTTCCCTCTCTCCACTTCACTCATCACAAACTAGACATAAATCCTTCCACAACATTATACCCTTTTACTCATACTTTTTAGCCAACactttaaactaaaaattattctGTTCATTTTTCAAATGCCAACTCCATTtacataacataaaataattaaaatctcTCACTCTACACACCCCAAACCACATTTCTCCCAAGAGAGCCACACATTCTCCCACTTTTCCCAATGGATTTTTTGAGCGCCCTCACTTCACAcccacaaaaataatttaaggaGGGATCAATGTGAGAAATGATATATGACAAAGCCATgaagaagaaaaggaaataaactGAAAGTGTAGACaaggaaattttaaaaagaacgAGACGACCACTCATAGACAGACACCTTCAATTAGACATTTTGAACTTATTCATTTCAATTAGAGGATTCTAAACCAACAACCTCCATAGATTTCCATCAATAGGAgcttcaaatatttaaaagtcaTGCAATTGATCAACCTTACATGTAAACACTATTCAAACTTTTGATAATTAAGATTGGCTAACATTGACACCATAAgcaaagttttataaaaaaaattactttaaatcCAGACACCAGTTCGAACAATTGTAAATTAGCCATAATAACACTTATAATGGCCCAACTTTTCTCCACCAAAATTAAAGGATCATGTGCAAATTGTAAgtgtgatatttttaatttcaaatcagTTACAACTGTGCATCCCGACAACAAGCCAACATTAATTAAAGCACACAACATAGTATTTAATCCTTCAAcagtcaataaaataaaaaatgaagatattGGATTCCCTTGACAAAAAATTTGAATAGCATTAAACTCTCACCACCAAAATAGTTGAAGTTGAAGAAATACAATGTCAAATCCATTTCCTCCCTTTCATCAGGAATTTCATTTTCCCTATTACCTCCTCTAAATAACTCCAATCATCTAAATCACACACTTTCTCAAAATCATATTGCAAATCTCATTTCTTATTGTCACCCCACCCCACCTTCtaatattgaaatatattaCCCACTTAAAAGATAAGTTTATAATGTCTCAAATAGAGATAGTAAGGTCTCTGATGATAATTTAAAAGAGACAATTTTGTTCCtacatcaaaaataaaatttaaatattgttttcttcaattaataTCCCATATTTTTTCATTCAACAATTCTAAATAAGAAGTACACCATTCACttgattaataaatatatactacTTACAGTCATATTAACTCTTTTTGAATGAGTTTATTCAGCAATAAAACCTAATCTCaacatgcatatatatatatatatatatatatatatatataaagattttATTTAAGAGAATAGAGCGAATAAACTAAATAATATCTTTAAGTAAACCAGTTGAGATAACTTTGAAAATGATAACAACTTAactttataacaataattaatttttacaaaatttttatTAAGAGTTGACTTAAAGGTAAGATGGTTAAAACAATCATTTATGACCtctatataaaacaaaaaatttatttaataaaaaagtctcaaaataaaaatttacttaaCAAAAAGataacatattataatattttttaaaactaaaactaataaaattaatattatttccataaatattaaatcaattaattttattaccaattaaataagaaatattatataaaattaattatattaatttaataaataattttatattctaaagtatctaaaaaaaatttgtgaaaatNNNNNNNNNNNNNNNNNNNNNNtatatatatatatatatatatatatatatattaagattttatttaagAGAATAGAGCGAATAAACTAAATAATATCTTTAAGTAAACCAGTTGAGATAACTTTGAAAATGATAACAACTTAactttataacaataattaatttttacaaaatttttatTAAGAGTTGACTTAAAGGTAAGATGGTTAAAACAATCATTTATGACCtctatataaaacaaaaaatttatttaataaaaaagtctcaaaataaaaatttacttaaCAAAAAGataacatattataatattttttaaaactaaaactaataaaattaatattatttccataaatattaaatcaattaattttattaccaattaaataagaaatattatataaaattaattatattaatttaataaataattttatattctaaagtatttaaaaaaaatttgtgaaaatatttaataattttcctgaaagaatataaaatgttttaaaatgtttcaTATTAATTGGATCGGCgctaatttttataacaatgaGATATTGTTAGTTAACAACTCatttcaccaaaaaaaaaaagaagttgaaTTAAACAATCACCTTAGACGAACTAATGCaaagtaaattatttaatttttttttctgttgtAAGAAtcaaataattcttttttttataattattgtcaAATACATAATTgtccttttaaaaaatcaatgttTTGATAGTATTTCAAGTAAATGTTAAATTgtctcaatttatatttttttcaaaatttattaaaacgAGTAATCATTGTTTTGCTTTTGAACGTCAAAATTATTCTAATTTCCATTTCATTTGAAAAACTCAGCAGAATATAAAAAAGCATCAAACTGTAAGCAATGGATTTTGGATGCAGAGACGTTAGCATTTGGAAGGAAGCACTCTCTACTTACTCCTCTCGAATACAATCTCTTTCTCTCACCAAAAACAAACCCAATTTGATTTCTCTCAACGATTTTTATTGCAATGAACTCCCTTCGCTTCTTCACCAACGAAACCCTAACCCTTTCATCACCACTGATGAACTTTCCAAACTCATGCAATGGAAACTCACCCGTGGCAAGTGGAGGTGTTACTACTTAATCactatctattttattattattacaatttcTGTTAGTTATAGTGGCAGATTTGTTATAATTAGTTTGAGTTGGTTATGAGTACCGGCAAGTTAGTTAGTATTAATTGGAAATTATTTAAGATTTGTTAGTTTAGTTTAGATTTGTGAGGAGGAGTCTTGATAATCTAGAGTTTAGTCGGGAGGTGGTCTGACAAAAAATTGTTATAGTCAAAATTCGAACTCAATTAGTTGGTTAGATTTGTTAGTTTCATTATGAGCACTATATAAAGTGTATTCTATAGTCATTGTGATAATTTTTTTCGTTGAATCAATTctaaataattcaatatttctcttaattatttttctttttttgggcTCTACTATGCTTTTCAACAAGTtcctttcttttgttttacttttaggCCGCGATTGTTGGATTTTGTTTCTTCGTTGGACAATGCTGTAGTGAAATGTGCTTCTGAGAAGGCATTTGAGAGTCTTCCTGATATATCGAAAGCGATTACCGAGCTGAGCGCGTTGAAAGGCGTTGGACCTGCTACTGCTTCTGCCGTTTTGGCTGCTTTTGCTCCTCACTTAACCCCTTTCATGTCTGATGAGGTATCTCTTccttcaatttcatttcatcacAATCCACTCTTTCAATAAAAACGCTTTATCATTATCAACATGATCACATGCATTcaatataatgttttttttaagcaATGCATTGTTTTAGTGTTGAAATTCTAAAGGTGGGACAACTTTTTACCTCAGATttgcaaaataataatttagtccAATAAATTAAAGAACACATTCAGTTTAGTAGTTTTTCTGATATGTTTGTCTGGATGCAAGACTATTTAAGGTAATATGTAGGTCTTTAGTTACTTTTGGTGTCTGAACTAAATTGATTGTGCTCTTTAATTTAAGTGACTAGATTCTCATTTTGCAAAATTGAAAGACCAAGTTATTTTATGCTTGAAATTTTGAGGATCAAAATGCTAATTTACTTCACGCTATCTAGCATTGACACGGACACTCTGGACATTGGACACAACATTGACACTGATAATAATTTGGAAAATGGAAGAAATTGAATGTATCAGTGTTGTGCAGTTTGGACACCTGACATGCCTTCAATCTAAACTGCCGGTGCTGCCCAGTCTTAACGTTTTTTGTAAATACTTTTTAGAATAAAGGCCCTAACTGGTAATTAAGGAGTGTCGGAAAAATGAAAAGTACTATTGACTAGTGCTCAAAAGTTTTAAATGTGGGCCGAAATTGTTCCTGATTAGAACTAAAACATACCTAAAAACTATACTGAAAATACTATTAACACTTTTCATATAGATTTTAGGGTAGTTTCTCAAGTATCAGTTTGAGCTTTGCTctgtttattttattctattttattttatgcttaTTTAAGAGTTGTCCTTAAGACACTGTGTGACAGGACTCGTTAATGTTGCTATTGTTTATTTTGGCTATGATTTTGTTATTATGTGATCATTGGCTGCACTGCAATGCAATGCAGGCTATGGAAGCTGCTCTTGGAAGCTCAAAAGATTATACACTGAAGCAATATCTTGTATTCGCCAATAAACTGCAGGAGAAAGCAAAGGTACTATTATTCTATACCTTTAATTTTGAAAGGACTCGTGCTtagtgttttgaattttaatttaagaaGATATGAATAGATTGATTTCTGTGTATTTAATTCATTTCGGGGTATTTACTATTTTGAACTGAACTGTGATTCTGTAATATGTACTCTTTATCAACATTATAATAAGGGAAATGCTTAATGTTACGACAAACTCAAAACACGAAATGTACTGGTGTTTTATTATAATTGCTGCCTGACCATGATCTCCACTAAAGAATGGAAATAAGACCTTTTTTTGGTGTTTTATTATAACATTATCTGACCATGATCTCCGTCAAAAACAGCGAGTAagactttttgttttcttaaaaacaatACACGTACATGAGATAGAAGATTCTTTACTTATTCGTATGTTTGTTGCGGTTGCTATTCGTTCTTAATAGCACTTCTCTTATTAATAAGTACTCTTTCTTCCAAATTTCCAATGGTTTCATTTTCTCTCAACGTTTAGTTCAACCATTTTCTGTTTTACATTTGGCAACATTAATATATGATCCAACTCTGTAACTTTATCCATTGCGCGTTACAAATTTAGTTGCGTTAATTTAATGAATATCTGATTGGAAAATAATTTGCAGGAACTAAGTTCAGAAGATGCTTCATTTACCCCATCCGATGTAGAAAGGGCTTTGTGGAGTTGTGCTATAGGGAAGTCATTAGCACCTCAAAAAAATCAGGACTCTAAGACCAATCCAAACAAGAGCtctaaaagaaagagaaaaacttGACATAAAAACTGAccaattaattaatgaatttacAAGTAATGTCTGTCCTTTTTATGATATGTTAGTTTCCCCCTCTTTGTTTGGAATATTGTCCTTGTATgatattttagttcttttaagCTTTGTGACCAAATTGAAATTTCATGTTTCTTTTTATTGCTACGGTGCTAACATTCCTTTTCTTGAAAGCGGACGTATGAAGGAACTTAGATTCTTGCATGGACTTCATCTTGTTCTTATTTAACACAAGACGTATGATGGACCTTAGATTCTTGCATGGACTTCATCTTGTTCATATTTAACACATGTGAGCTTCTTTTCTCCCCTGATGTTTTATCAAAAGTTCcaaatttttgtataaattagCCGACCTAGAGGTGTTTTTATGAGTCCGAATTGATCAACTCAAACGTATATTTGAAAACATGGGATAGAAGATGAAATCGTAACACAATATGGTCAATAGCGTGGTATAGAGAGTAGTATAATGCTAATATAGAGATAAATAGAGAGCAATATGACGTTAATATATAGAGATAAAACGTTTAATTTTGCTAACAAATTACTGTAGTAGATAACTGCTTGTTATTTCGCTTGATTTTCTCATTTTATGATTTGGATATGTGATTGCAAAGCAAAAATAAGCAAAAAAAATCCAATTGACAATTTCTTAAACACTAAAACTCAATTCTCGTTCATTTACAGAGGTTATTAATGTCTGTTTACAAACCTTTGTACATGGATGGTTCGCCATAATAACATAATTTCTGTCTCTTTGCAAAAAGTACATGGTGAATATAGACTCTTGGTTCTTTTTAACATGGTGAACCATAAGTTGGTCACCATCATGGTTTCCAATAGGTGAATGTTCATCCACCATATGATTTTGCTTCTCCACCCTCCAATATACTATTGGAAACTATGGTCCACCGTCACATAAATGTGCAATTTTGAAGGGCCACCGTCACATAAATTTCATGGTATTGGATGCTTTCCTTCTACTTTCTATCCATATCTAAATGTGCAACAAGAAGAATTGTGTGATAAGGCCTAATATTGAGTTTACTTACATACTTAAATTTGGCGGTATTAAGTTTATATTATCTATCAAAATAATGTTGTTGTTGGTAGGCCAGGAAAAAGAATGTTGGTGGAGGTGCTTGAGtttgcaaataaaaaatttgggaCTCTTGATCTATAAAACATTTAACTAAAAATGTATCAAATTCTAGATGGATTAGAGATATATAATAGTTCACTCTATAATTGTATTTGCGGTGAGGAACAGTTTAACGGGCGTCGTGAAAAGATTTCAGAAGAGAATAAATTGAAGTAGATATATAGACATCAGTGAAGTAACTTGCACATCTCGAGAAATAGAAACATGTGGCCGTGCTTTCTCACTGTAAAATATGTGACCCTACGTCCAGAAATCACCTCGTCAACGAAACAAAACTCAATGACTATAAAAAATCCAACAACACCATATTTACTTCAATTTATTCTCTTCTGAAGTCTTTTTACTTCAACACcatatttaaatgaaataacGCACACCCTTCTATTTAAAAATCCAACAACACCATTTTTACAGCTACTGTAAATGTTCTTCGTACATGTCAATCGGACCCAAATTCAATAATGgtatttcatttaaattaacttaataatgatttttcatAACTCAAATTAGACTATATCAAACTCTAACTGTACCGTACCAAGTCAAACACCTCTGATACTCAAACCATCTCTAAAAAAAGTACTTACCAATCAAAACTGTCAATACACTCTTGTATAATAAAAGAAACGACAAAGGAATCCGATAAATAATAGTAATCAACTTGGTttcacaaaacaaaataaatcacATCCCAAAACAGCTTCAGCTAAGCTTGATATTTGTAAAATACTAGTACATCCTCCATTACATTCGGTAAATCAAAAACTGAAATAGAAAAGATCCTTAATAAAAAACTAGCCTAGTAGAAGAATCCAAGGACCTTACCACCAACATTCTTTCTCCTGGCCTCTTCATGATCCATAATGCCAGCTGAGGTAGTCAAGACAATATACCCAAACTGCATATTTGTAGTTATAAAAAGCTCAGGGATAACAGACGAAAATCATTATTCAAAGTTTGATCTGAAAACCCTAAACATTATTCAAAGTTTGATCTGAATGATTATACATTTAAGGAGagaaaaaaatcatcaacagTAGAACACAAACAACTAGAGCAGTGATCTCTCAACATAACAACGAGATATACACATCAAAATCTGAGTAGATCCTAAAACAAGATCATGAAAACTGATGAAGTAGAAGTTTGGCTTTAGTTCCAAGCATGgacaaatttgacatttttagGACCACGTGAATACTTTTTAACTGTAAAAAGGGTCCATAATAGTTCCAGTTTGAGCCTTTCAACCAAAAACCAAACAATCTAAGAGTAAGAAAAACACCAAAAGAACCAAATAAACCTTTTAAAAGAAGGAGCATATTCTGAATTAGTAATTTACTTGTCTAGACATTATGGTACAAAACGAAATACTGAAATAAGCTCTTCGTgtaaattttaaacacaaaaagTAGGACTAgataagtaattaaaaaaagcaaaattaaaatttaaacctATGAAGCCCAGACTAAGACACAAACATCTGACACCCTGATGTACAAGACATTGGACACTAACATCgatacataattatttatttatttatcacaattaaataaaactaggatttaaataaaaatttagatataaattgataatcaaattaggattttatCTAACCTGTCTTGAAGGGAGAAGCCTAGCAGTCCAACCTTCAATCTCCTTAACACCAACATCAAAACGTGGACTAATAACACCACATTTATTCAACCTACCATTCAATTCAACAACGATCTTTCCAGATCTATGATCATCAACATACTCGAACTCGCCAATGTATCCTATATCATTATCAACCACCAAAATACATCAaatcaaaaccctaaaaaatttgATCATCATCCAACAttcaaagagaaaaataaaacacaatgatcatagataaattaaataccGTGCTTTTGCATAACGATAAGGAACTTGATAATGACTTTGGAGGATGGCCTAATCATTACTTGGCGTTTACCCCTTTTCTCAGCATTGTACATGCTTTTCAAAGCATCGTTCAAAACACTGACTCTCACCATGATTACTGAGACAAAGTTTCAATTCAAATGTCAATCGATTGTTACAAGTGATTTAAACAGAAGTGGAGAAGAGATTAGAGAAGATAGATCTTACCAGTTGAGAAGAGAAGGGTTAGGGAGACTTCGCCGTCGATTTACCGCTCGGAACTCGGAGGAAAGAGAAGGAGTGAAATCGCGGCTCAATTTGCAAGTAAGTAGAGACTTCAATATTTTTAGGGTTTAGAATGGGCCACTATTGGGCCTCCAATATCTTCTATTTTATGGGCTTTTATTTAAACCTTTTGCTTTTATCTGATGAAaactatacatttttttaaaatttgcatTAAGGTACTGTAttattcaaaagtatttaatttttgaagatGTATATTCTTTATAATAGAATATTTTAGTTTGATAAttactcattttatttatattttaacaacattattttattttatttttggtttttttctaccaaaattaattttattttactttgaaaaaaaaaaggttatttatattaaatattatcaaaCACAGATTTTATTCAATTCAACGATGATTTGTCAAATTCTATACTAATCAACATATTCAAACGCTCTGATGTATTGTGACATCAACTaccaaaatatatcaa
The genomic region above belongs to Cicer arietinum cultivar CDC Frontier isolate Library 1 chromosome 4, Cicar.CDCFrontier_v2.0, whole genome shotgun sequence and contains:
- the LOC101493748 gene encoding uncharacterized protein, which codes for MDFGCRDVSIWKEALSTYSSRIQSLSLTKNKPNLISLNDFYCNELPSLLHQRNPNPFITTDELSKLMQWKLTRGKWRPRLLDFVSSLDNAVVKCASEKAFESLPDISKAITELSALKGVGPATASAVLAAFAPHLTPFMSDEAMEAALGSSKDYTLKQYLVFANKLQEKAKELSSEDASFTPSDVERALWSCAIGKSLAPQKNQDSKTNPNKSSKRKRKT
- the LOC101494069 gene encoding small ribosomal subunit protein uS8z/uS8w, coding for MVRVSVLNDALKSMYNAEKRGKRQVMIRPSSKVIIKFLIVMQKHGYIGEFEYVDDHRSGKIVVELNGRLNKCGVISPRFDVGVKEIEGWTARLLPSRQFGYIVLTTSAGIMDHEEARRKNVGGKVLGFFY